One window from the genome of Osmerus eperlanus chromosome 1, fOsmEpe2.1, whole genome shotgun sequence encodes:
- the LOC134018113 gene encoding tensin-2-like isoform X4, with translation MPYDNKLFWTPTHNITGGEKHQREKMSKLAKGGSHAFTEKSFRRKRVCGVCGHNIDNPGAFCKECKATVHKKCEAKATSPCISGPDLQGSTKSQSLKKRGSLSRTKSVERVMERVMERHYDFDLTYITERIISVFFLPDLDNQRYRGNLQEVFSMLKSKHQDKFLLLNLSEKRHDIARLNHKVHDYGWPDLHAPPLDKICSMCKAMETWLTSDPCNVVVLHCKGNKGKTGVIVAAYTHYSKISAGADQALTTLAMRKFCEDKVSSSLQPSQNRYIYYFGGLLSGAIKMNSSPLFLHQVLIPSLPNFQSGGGYYPFLKIYQSLQLVYTSGIYDPQSSRARKLCVTIEPALLLKGDIMVKCYHRRSRGPEREVVFRLQFHTCTVHGAQLWFGKGELDMACTDDRFPPDATVEFVFSCGPEPTKGKEHHKNDPSVTVDYNTADPVVRWDSYENFNLRHQDSMEDIAHTRGPLDGSLYAQVKKRRGPDSTAPGAPRGPSGSPTVKPPAQPSALSSDSGHSSAPSDHLEDPRRSPPDPGREEAVGCVLRRGEGEDGARDRLRASRKERDRETAILDDGEPQTPEAASRRERSCCGRTERGHWCQRCGEAGWEREPCLANGHCLDRCNSTKNNPKSRTLPALPSKSMSPPPHTPQSCHRHSAHPLPELPWERPPPPLPCLHRPCYPYPAPEHAHPHSLSLPASNRLFCGGEECPLFHYSAHVPTPRHSHQSLPSSPYREMFFGPPAPTSCPCRECTNRREHQSASTRHFHPLRPDQSESLHWAREAGLRQGREGLTLWETEPPWEMDRDAEAWYRRQAMPPYHVCHSPGQGQTQLEQSPFVMDPHMGYPSVPHSLVDVRDRGSSGYHTPPHPRHSCPCSPLQASPAESHESRGYGSGYQSGSASPLPPGGPPNPGASPGRAKLAETSCGTHYEPQQKLKDTGSALINETSAVDSISQASEGKVDGQAACPIPVADTDSDYTSISSSPPKTHGSSQNKSGRSVLEEEKQVEIIPTSVVVLPQQEPGQSHQEVQETSPSVVVEANASSNSTDKTPAQPGNSLTMSAVQNQRNTTKESALDPDISQSDSQLHSVNSPPPTVKEGEAKLTGSTELSAQLETATQTVVVAVQPISSVQVQLNGSTLPSSSPLPPRESSVASLSPASSSSSTPLPPVGKLERRPAPQPPSLDTDQSGQRLTPERDRTSELKPPSPVQDGHNTPTFPLASYYYPLLNVPHVPYTGYTAVTIPPAQPPLPEKRRLSSLPGSPNGPQNSLLRASMGHLGAGQSSYASPLHVTFSTPAGVEQPPSGKWGMAPPGGREEQMGSKVNAKFVQDSSKYWYKPGISRDQAIAVLKDKPPGSFLIRDSNSFQGAYGLALKVATPPPNTNSTCGKGDPQEQLVRHFLIETGSRGVKIKGCQNESCFGSLSALVYQHSITPISLPCALRIPEKDFVGELQLMQSGTNTSTAADLLKQGAACNVLYLNSVETESLTGPQAISKATSCTLTQSPRPTPTVVHFKVSTQGITLTDSQRRLFFRRHYPINSVTFSSVDPQDRRWTKSDSTSSKVFGFVARRTGSASENVCHLFAEMDPDQPAVAIVNFINKVMLGPQQRR, from the exons CTTGCTAAAGGAGGGAGCCACGCTTTCACAGAAAAGAGCTTCAGAAGGAAGCGAGTGTGCGGGGTTTGTGGCCACAACATCGACAACCCAGGGGCTTTCTGCAAGG AGTGCAAGGCAACTGTCCATAAGAAATGTGAAGCTAAG GCGACGTCCCCCTGTATTTCTGGCCCAGACCTG caGGGCTCCACCAAGTCTCAGTCACTCAAAAAGAGGGGCTCTCTATCCAG GACCAAGAGTGTGGAGAGGGTtatggagagagtgatggagagacacTATGACTTCGACCTGACCTACATCACCGAGAGGATCATCTCCGTCTTCTTCCTTCCCGACCTGGACAACCAGCGTTACCGGGGCAACCTGCAGGAAGTGTTCTCCATGCTCAAGTCAAAACACCAAGACAAGTTCCTG CTCTTAAACTTGTCTGAGAAGCGTCATGACATTGCACGACTCAACCACAAG GTGCACGACTACGGGTGGCCCGACCTCCACGCCCCTCCCCTGGATAAGATCTGCTCCATGTGCAAGGCCATGGAGACCTGGCTGACCTCCGACCCCTGCAACGTGGTGGTCCTCCACTGCAAG GGAAACAAAGGGAAAACGGGGGTGATTGTGGcggcctacacacactacagcaaGATCTCTGCAGG ggcggaTCAGGCTCTCACCACCCTGGCCATGAGAAAGTTCTGTGAAGACAAAGTGTCCTCTTCTCTACAGCCCTCTCAAAACCG gTACATCTACTACTTTGGCGGCCTGCTTTCGGGGGCCATCAAGATGAACAGCagtcccctcttcctccaccaggTGCTCATCCCCAGCCTGCCCAACTTCCAGTCTGGCGGAG gctaCTATCCTTTCCTGAAGATTTACCAGTCTCTACAGCTCGTTTATACTTCTGGCATCTA tGATCCGCAGAGCTCTAGGGCGAGGAAGCTGTGTGTGACCATAGAGCCTGCCCTCCTGCTGAAAGGAGACATCATG GTGAAATGCTACCACAGACGGTCGcgaggcccagagagagaggtggtgttcAGGCTTCAGTTCCACACGTGCACGGTCCACGGAGCCCAGCTGTGGTTTGGGAAGGGAGAGCTGGATATGGCCTGTACAG ACGATCGCTTCCCTCCCGATGCCACCGTGGAGTTTGTCTTCTCCTGCGGCCCGGAGCCAACGAAAG GTAAAGAGCACCACAAGAATGACCCCTCCGTCACCGTGGACTACAACACCGCTGACCCCGTTGTGCGCTGGGACTCTTACGAAAACTTCAACCTACGCCACCAGGACAGCATGGAAG ACATCGCCCACACGCGGGGTCCCCTGGACGGCAGCCTGTACGCCCAGGTGAAGAAGCGTAGAGGCCCAGACTCCACGGCCCCAGGGGCCCCCCGAGGTCCTTCAGGCAGCCCCACGGTGaagcctccagcccagccctcgGCCCTGAGCTCCGACTCGGGTCACTCCTCGGCTCCCTCCGACCACCTGGAAGACCCCCGTCGCTCCCCACCCGACCCCGGGCGAGAGGAGGCGGTGGGCTGCgtgctgaggagaggggagggggaggacggagCGAGGGACAGGCTGAGGGCGAGccggaaagagagggacagggagacggCCATTTTGGATGACGGCGAACCGCAGACGCCCGAGGCGGCGTCGAGGCGCGAGCGGTCGTGTTGCGGTCGGACGGAGCGCGGCCACTGGTGTCAGAGATGcggagaggcaggctgggagagagaaccgTGCCTGGCCAACGGTCACTGTCTGGACCGCTGCAACAGCAccaagaacaaccccaaaagtCGAACGCTCCCCGCCTTACCGTCCAAATCGATGTCCCCGCCCCCTCACACTCCTCAGTCATGCCATCGCCACAGCGCCCACCCATTACCGGAGTTGCCATGGGAgcgcccgcctcctcctctcccttgtcttcATAGGCCGTGCTACCCGTACCCCGCCCCAGAACACGCCCATCCCCactccctgtccctcccagcATCCAATAGGCTGTTCTGCGGAGGGGAGGAGTGTCCTCTCTTTCATTACTCCGCCCACGTCCCAACTCCTCGCCACTCCCACCAATCCCTGCCCTCAAGTCCGTATCGGGAAATGTTTTTCGGCCCTCCAGCTCCCACTAGCTGTCCGTGCAGGGAGTGCACCAACAGGAGAGAGCACCAGTCAGCTTCAACCAGGCACTTCCACCCCTTGCGCCCGGACCAATCCGAAAGCCTGCACTGGGCTCGGGAGGCGGGACtgaggcaagggagggaggggctaacGCTGTGGGAGACGGAACCCCCctgggagatggatagagacgCCGAGGCCTGGTACCGTCGTCAGGCCATGCCACCCTATCACGTGTGCCACTCCCCAGGGCAGGGTCAAACCCAGCTGGAGCAATCGCCTTTCGTCATGGACCCTCACATGGGGTACCCCTCTGTCCCCCACTCCCTGGTCGACGTGCGGGACAGGGGCAGCAGCGGGTACCACACGCCCCCGCACCCCCGCCACTCctgcccctgctcccctctccaaGCTTCCCCGGCCGAGAGCCACGAGAGCAGGGGCTACGGCTCGGGGTACCAGTCTGGGTCGGCCTCGCCCCTGCCACCTGGCGGCCCCCCCAACCCAGGAGCCTCTCCTGGGAGAGCGAAGCTGGCAGAGACCTCCTGTGGAACACACTACGAGCCCCAGCAGAAGCTCAAAGACACGG GCAGTGCCTTGATAAATGAAACAAGTGCCGTGGACTCCATTTCCCAGGCTTCCGAGGGGAAGGTTGATGGACAGGCTGCCTGTCCCATACCTGTAGCGGACACTGACTCAGATTACACTTCCATCAGCAGTAGTCCCCCAAAGACTCATGGCAG caGTCAAAATAAGTCAGGCAggagtgtgttggaggaggagaagcaggttgAAATCATCCCCACATCTGTAGTAGTTCTTCCACAGCAAGAACCAGGCCAAAGCCACCAGGAGGTCCAAGAAACCTCTCCCTCTGTTGTTGTAGAGGCTAACGCTAGCAGCAACAGCACAGACAAGACTCCTGCCCAACCAGGAAACAGCCTAACAATGTCAGCAGTACAAAACCAAAGGAACACCACCAAAGAGTCTGCCCTAGATCCAGATATAAGCCAAAGTGACTCTCAGCTTCATAGTGTAAATTCACCTCCACCTACAGTGAAAGAAGGAGAGGCCAAGCTAACAGGAAGTACAGAGTTGTCTGCCCAATTAGAGACGGCAACCCAGACCGTTGTTGTCGCCGTCCAGCCAATCAGCTCTGTCCAAGTGCAGCTCAACggctctaccctcccctccagcagCCCCCTGCCGCCCCGGGAAAGCAGTGTGGCATCCCTTAGCCCCGCCTCTTCCAGTAGTTCTACCCCCCTGCCTCCCGTTGGCAAGCTGGAGAGACGTcccgccccccagcctccctcattggaCACCGACCAGTCCGGGCAGAGACTGACCCCAGAACGAGACAGAACATCAGAACTAAAACCGCCCTCGCCAGTGCAAGACGGGCACAACACACCTACCTTCCCCCTGGCGTCCTACTACTACCCCCTGCTGAACGTCCCCCACGTGCCATACACAGGCTACACCGCCGTCACCATCCCCCCcgcccagccccctctccccgAAAAGCGACGCCTCTCCTCCTTGCCGGGGTCCCCGAACGGCCCCCAAAACTCCCTCTTGAGAGCTTCCATGGGTCATTTGGGTGCGGGGCAGTCTTCCTACGCTAGCCCCCTCCACGTGACTTTCTCGACCCCCGCTGGAGTAGAGCAACCCCCATCTGGGAAGTGGGGAATGGCGCCCCCGGgtggcagggaggagcagatggGTAGCAAGGTCAACGCCAAATTTGTCCAGGACAGCTCCAAGTACTGGTACAAGCCTGGCATCTCCAGAGACCAAG CGATAGCCGTGTTGAAGGACAAGCCGCCTGGCTCCTTCCTCATCCGAGATAGCAACTCCTTCCAGGGAGCGTACGGCCTGGCCCTCAAGGTGGCCACTCCTCCCCCTAACACCAACAGCACCTGCGGTAAAG gagatCCTCAGGAGCAGCTGGTCAGACACTTCCTCATTGAGACTGGCTCTCGTGGAGTGAAGATTAAGGGCTGTCAGAATGAGTCCTGCTTCG GAAGTTTGTCAGCGCTCGTTTACCAGCACTCCATCACTCCGATCTCCTTACCCTGTGCACTGCGCATCCCAGAGAAAG ATTTTGTGGGTGAGCTGCAGCTGATGCAGAGTGGCACCAACACCAGCACCGCCGCAGACCTTCTCAAGCAGGGAGCAG CCTGTAACGTGCTGTACCTGAACTCCGTGGAGACCGAGTCATTGACGGGCCCTCAGGCCATCTCCAAGGCGACCAGTTGCACTTTGACCCAGAGTCCTCGTCCGACCCCCACAGTGGTCCACTTCAAGGTGTCCACGCAGGGCATCACGCTGACGGACAGCCAGAGAAG ATTGTTTTTTAGGAGACACTACCCCATCAACAGTGTAACATTCAGCAGTGTGGATCCTCAGGATCGGAG GTGGACTAAGTCTGATAGCACGTCTAGCAA GGTGTTCGGCTTCGTGGCAAGGCGGACAGGCAGCGCGTCGGAGAACGTGTGTCACCTGTTTGCGGAGATGGATCCCGATCAGCCTGCCGTGGCCATAGTCAACTTTATCAACAAGGTCATGCTGGGGCCTCAGCAGAGAcgctga
- the LOC134018113 gene encoding tensin-2-like isoform X3 yields MGCVHSSRVRGDKKLEPKTEPEGIPDVEVHDVPPEFLQLAELAKGGSHAFTEKSFRRKRVCGVCGHNIDNPGAFCKECKATVHKKCEAKATSPCISGPDLQGSTKSQSLKKRGSLSRTKSVERVMERVMERHYDFDLTYITERIISVFFLPDLDNQRYRGNLQEVFSMLKSKHQDKFLLLNLSEKRHDIARLNHKVHDYGWPDLHAPPLDKICSMCKAMETWLTSDPCNVVVLHCKGNKGKTGVIVAAYTHYSKISAGADQALTTLAMRKFCEDKVSSSLQPSQNRYIYYFGGLLSGAIKMNSSPLFLHQVLIPSLPNFQSGGGYYPFLKIYQSLQLVYTSGIYDPQSSRARKLCVTIEPALLLKGDIMVKCYHRRSRGPEREVVFRLQFHTCTVHGAQLWFGKGELDMACTDDRFPPDATVEFVFSCGPEPTKGKEHHKNDPSVTVDYNTADPVVRWDSYENFNLRHQDSMEDIAHTRGPLDGSLYAQVKKRRGPDSTAPGAPRGPSGSPTVKPPAQPSALSSDSGHSSAPSDHLEDPRRSPPDPGREEAVGCVLRRGEGEDGARDRLRASRKERDRETAILDDGEPQTPEAASRRERSCCGRTERGHWCQRCGEAGWEREPCLANGHCLDRCNSTKNNPKSRTLPALPSKSMSPPPHTPQSCHRHSAHPLPELPWERPPPPLPCLHRPCYPYPAPEHAHPHSLSLPASNRLFCGGEECPLFHYSAHVPTPRHSHQSLPSSPYREMFFGPPAPTSCPCRECTNRREHQSASTRHFHPLRPDQSESLHWAREAGLRQGREGLTLWETEPPWEMDRDAEAWYRRQAMPPYHVCHSPGQGQTQLEQSPFVMDPHMGYPSVPHSLVDVRDRGSSGYHTPPHPRHSCPCSPLQASPAESHESRGYGSGYQSGSASPLPPGGPPNPGASPGRAKLAETSCGTHYEPQQKLKDTGSALINETSAVDSISQASEGKVDGQAACPIPVADTDSDYTSISSSPPKTHGSSQNKSGRSVLEEEKQVEIIPTSVVVLPQQEPGQSHQEVQETSPSVVVEANASSNSTDKTPAQPGNSLTMSAVQNQRNTTKESALDPDISQSDSQLHSVNSPPPTVKEGEAKLTGSTELSAQLETATQTVVVAVQPISSVQVQLNGSTLPSSSPLPPRESSVASLSPASSSSSTPLPPVGKLERRPAPQPPSLDTDQSGQRLTPERDRTSELKPPSPVQDGHNTPTFPLASYYYPLLNVPHVPYTGYTAVTIPPAQPPLPEKRRLSSLPGSPNGPQNSLLRASMGHLGAGQSSYASPLHVTFSTPAGVEQPPSGKWGMAPPGGREEQMGSKVNAKFVQDSSKYWYKPGISRDQAIAVLKDKPPGSFLIRDSNSFQGAYGLALKVATPPPNTNSTCGKGDPQEQLVRHFLIETGSRGVKIKGCQNESCFGSLSALVYQHSITPISLPCALRIPEKDFVGELQLMQSGTNTSTAADLLKQGAACNVLYLNSVETESLTGPQAISKATSCTLTQSPRPTPTVVHFKVSTQGITLTDSQRRLFFRRHYPINSVTFSSVDPQDRRVFGFVARRTGSASENVCHLFAEMDPDQPAVAIVNFINKVMLGPQQRR; encoded by the exons CTTGCTAAAGGAGGGAGCCACGCTTTCACAGAAAAGAGCTTCAGAAGGAAGCGAGTGTGCGGGGTTTGTGGCCACAACATCGACAACCCAGGGGCTTTCTGCAAGG AGTGCAAGGCAACTGTCCATAAGAAATGTGAAGCTAAG GCGACGTCCCCCTGTATTTCTGGCCCAGACCTG caGGGCTCCACCAAGTCTCAGTCACTCAAAAAGAGGGGCTCTCTATCCAG GACCAAGAGTGTGGAGAGGGTtatggagagagtgatggagagacacTATGACTTCGACCTGACCTACATCACCGAGAGGATCATCTCCGTCTTCTTCCTTCCCGACCTGGACAACCAGCGTTACCGGGGCAACCTGCAGGAAGTGTTCTCCATGCTCAAGTCAAAACACCAAGACAAGTTCCTG CTCTTAAACTTGTCTGAGAAGCGTCATGACATTGCACGACTCAACCACAAG GTGCACGACTACGGGTGGCCCGACCTCCACGCCCCTCCCCTGGATAAGATCTGCTCCATGTGCAAGGCCATGGAGACCTGGCTGACCTCCGACCCCTGCAACGTGGTGGTCCTCCACTGCAAG GGAAACAAAGGGAAAACGGGGGTGATTGTGGcggcctacacacactacagcaaGATCTCTGCAGG ggcggaTCAGGCTCTCACCACCCTGGCCATGAGAAAGTTCTGTGAAGACAAAGTGTCCTCTTCTCTACAGCCCTCTCAAAACCG gTACATCTACTACTTTGGCGGCCTGCTTTCGGGGGCCATCAAGATGAACAGCagtcccctcttcctccaccaggTGCTCATCCCCAGCCTGCCCAACTTCCAGTCTGGCGGAG gctaCTATCCTTTCCTGAAGATTTACCAGTCTCTACAGCTCGTTTATACTTCTGGCATCTA tGATCCGCAGAGCTCTAGGGCGAGGAAGCTGTGTGTGACCATAGAGCCTGCCCTCCTGCTGAAAGGAGACATCATG GTGAAATGCTACCACAGACGGTCGcgaggcccagagagagaggtggtgttcAGGCTTCAGTTCCACACGTGCACGGTCCACGGAGCCCAGCTGTGGTTTGGGAAGGGAGAGCTGGATATGGCCTGTACAG ACGATCGCTTCCCTCCCGATGCCACCGTGGAGTTTGTCTTCTCCTGCGGCCCGGAGCCAACGAAAG GTAAAGAGCACCACAAGAATGACCCCTCCGTCACCGTGGACTACAACACCGCTGACCCCGTTGTGCGCTGGGACTCTTACGAAAACTTCAACCTACGCCACCAGGACAGCATGGAAG ACATCGCCCACACGCGGGGTCCCCTGGACGGCAGCCTGTACGCCCAGGTGAAGAAGCGTAGAGGCCCAGACTCCACGGCCCCAGGGGCCCCCCGAGGTCCTTCAGGCAGCCCCACGGTGaagcctccagcccagccctcgGCCCTGAGCTCCGACTCGGGTCACTCCTCGGCTCCCTCCGACCACCTGGAAGACCCCCGTCGCTCCCCACCCGACCCCGGGCGAGAGGAGGCGGTGGGCTGCgtgctgaggagaggggagggggaggacggagCGAGGGACAGGCTGAGGGCGAGccggaaagagagggacagggagacggCCATTTTGGATGACGGCGAACCGCAGACGCCCGAGGCGGCGTCGAGGCGCGAGCGGTCGTGTTGCGGTCGGACGGAGCGCGGCCACTGGTGTCAGAGATGcggagaggcaggctgggagagagaaccgTGCCTGGCCAACGGTCACTGTCTGGACCGCTGCAACAGCAccaagaacaaccccaaaagtCGAACGCTCCCCGCCTTACCGTCCAAATCGATGTCCCCGCCCCCTCACACTCCTCAGTCATGCCATCGCCACAGCGCCCACCCATTACCGGAGTTGCCATGGGAgcgcccgcctcctcctctcccttgtcttcATAGGCCGTGCTACCCGTACCCCGCCCCAGAACACGCCCATCCCCactccctgtccctcccagcATCCAATAGGCTGTTCTGCGGAGGGGAGGAGTGTCCTCTCTTTCATTACTCCGCCCACGTCCCAACTCCTCGCCACTCCCACCAATCCCTGCCCTCAAGTCCGTATCGGGAAATGTTTTTCGGCCCTCCAGCTCCCACTAGCTGTCCGTGCAGGGAGTGCACCAACAGGAGAGAGCACCAGTCAGCTTCAACCAGGCACTTCCACCCCTTGCGCCCGGACCAATCCGAAAGCCTGCACTGGGCTCGGGAGGCGGGACtgaggcaagggagggaggggctaacGCTGTGGGAGACGGAACCCCCctgggagatggatagagacgCCGAGGCCTGGTACCGTCGTCAGGCCATGCCACCCTATCACGTGTGCCACTCCCCAGGGCAGGGTCAAACCCAGCTGGAGCAATCGCCTTTCGTCATGGACCCTCACATGGGGTACCCCTCTGTCCCCCACTCCCTGGTCGACGTGCGGGACAGGGGCAGCAGCGGGTACCACACGCCCCCGCACCCCCGCCACTCctgcccctgctcccctctccaaGCTTCCCCGGCCGAGAGCCACGAGAGCAGGGGCTACGGCTCGGGGTACCAGTCTGGGTCGGCCTCGCCCCTGCCACCTGGCGGCCCCCCCAACCCAGGAGCCTCTCCTGGGAGAGCGAAGCTGGCAGAGACCTCCTGTGGAACACACTACGAGCCCCAGCAGAAGCTCAAAGACACGG GCAGTGCCTTGATAAATGAAACAAGTGCCGTGGACTCCATTTCCCAGGCTTCCGAGGGGAAGGTTGATGGACAGGCTGCCTGTCCCATACCTGTAGCGGACACTGACTCAGATTACACTTCCATCAGCAGTAGTCCCCCAAAGACTCATGGCAG caGTCAAAATAAGTCAGGCAggagtgtgttggaggaggagaagcaggttgAAATCATCCCCACATCTGTAGTAGTTCTTCCACAGCAAGAACCAGGCCAAAGCCACCAGGAGGTCCAAGAAACCTCTCCCTCTGTTGTTGTAGAGGCTAACGCTAGCAGCAACAGCACAGACAAGACTCCTGCCCAACCAGGAAACAGCCTAACAATGTCAGCAGTACAAAACCAAAGGAACACCACCAAAGAGTCTGCCCTAGATCCAGATATAAGCCAAAGTGACTCTCAGCTTCATAGTGTAAATTCACCTCCACCTACAGTGAAAGAAGGAGAGGCCAAGCTAACAGGAAGTACAGAGTTGTCTGCCCAATTAGAGACGGCAACCCAGACCGTTGTTGTCGCCGTCCAGCCAATCAGCTCTGTCCAAGTGCAGCTCAACggctctaccctcccctccagcagCCCCCTGCCGCCCCGGGAAAGCAGTGTGGCATCCCTTAGCCCCGCCTCTTCCAGTAGTTCTACCCCCCTGCCTCCCGTTGGCAAGCTGGAGAGACGTcccgccccccagcctccctcattggaCACCGACCAGTCCGGGCAGAGACTGACCCCAGAACGAGACAGAACATCAGAACTAAAACCGCCCTCGCCAGTGCAAGACGGGCACAACACACCTACCTTCCCCCTGGCGTCCTACTACTACCCCCTGCTGAACGTCCCCCACGTGCCATACACAGGCTACACCGCCGTCACCATCCCCCCcgcccagccccctctccccgAAAAGCGACGCCTCTCCTCCTTGCCGGGGTCCCCGAACGGCCCCCAAAACTCCCTCTTGAGAGCTTCCATGGGTCATTTGGGTGCGGGGCAGTCTTCCTACGCTAGCCCCCTCCACGTGACTTTCTCGACCCCCGCTGGAGTAGAGCAACCCCCATCTGGGAAGTGGGGAATGGCGCCCCCGGgtggcagggaggagcagatggGTAGCAAGGTCAACGCCAAATTTGTCCAGGACAGCTCCAAGTACTGGTACAAGCCTGGCATCTCCAGAGACCAAG CGATAGCCGTGTTGAAGGACAAGCCGCCTGGCTCCTTCCTCATCCGAGATAGCAACTCCTTCCAGGGAGCGTACGGCCTGGCCCTCAAGGTGGCCACTCCTCCCCCTAACACCAACAGCACCTGCGGTAAAG gagatCCTCAGGAGCAGCTGGTCAGACACTTCCTCATTGAGACTGGCTCTCGTGGAGTGAAGATTAAGGGCTGTCAGAATGAGTCCTGCTTCG GAAGTTTGTCAGCGCTCGTTTACCAGCACTCCATCACTCCGATCTCCTTACCCTGTGCACTGCGCATCCCAGAGAAAG ATTTTGTGGGTGAGCTGCAGCTGATGCAGAGTGGCACCAACACCAGCACCGCCGCAGACCTTCTCAAGCAGGGAGCAG CCTGTAACGTGCTGTACCTGAACTCCGTGGAGACCGAGTCATTGACGGGCCCTCAGGCCATCTCCAAGGCGACCAGTTGCACTTTGACCCAGAGTCCTCGTCCGACCCCCACAGTGGTCCACTTCAAGGTGTCCACGCAGGGCATCACGCTGACGGACAGCCAGAGAAG ATTGTTTTTTAGGAGACACTACCCCATCAACAGTGTAACATTCAGCAGTGTGGATCCTCAGGATCGGAG GGTGTTCGGCTTCGTGGCAAGGCGGACAGGCAGCGCGTCGGAGAACGTGTGTCACCTGTTTGCGGAGATGGATCCCGATCAGCCTGCCGTGGCCATAGTCAACTTTATCAACAAGGTCATGCTGGGGCCTCAGCAGAGAcgctga